From a single Vibrio tubiashii genomic region:
- a CDS encoding aromatic amino acid transport family protein, with protein sequence MNTTTTAASTAQSSSKFTYKDFTWCLSLFGTAVGAGVLFLPIKAGAGGFWPLVILALIAAPMTWFAHKSLARFVLSAKNPEADITDTVEEHFGKTGANLITFAYFFAIYPIVLIYGVGITNTVDSFLVNQMGMESIPRPILSGALIAAMTAGVVFGKELMLKATSALVYPLVFILLALSFYLIPDWNSSMVEVAPDWSSMPSVVWLAIPIIVFSFNHSPVISQFSKEQRRVHGENAVQKTDAITGGAAMMLMGFVMFFVFSVVLSLSPEQLAMAQEQNISVLSYLANVHESPLISYMGPLVAFAAITSSYFGHFLGAHEGLVGLIKSRSETPVSKIEKGSLLFIVITTWIVAIVNPSILGMIETMGAPMIAAILFLMPIFAMQKVPAMAKYKTSAPVQIFTAICGIAAITSVIYGAL encoded by the coding sequence ATGAATACTACAACTACTGCGGCTTCGACCGCACAATCGTCTAGTAAGTTTACTTACAAAGACTTCACTTGGTGTCTATCACTTTTCGGTACCGCTGTAGGTGCTGGCGTACTTTTCCTTCCTATTAAAGCAGGTGCGGGTGGTTTTTGGCCATTAGTTATCCTTGCTCTAATCGCAGCACCAATGACTTGGTTCGCTCACAAATCTCTTGCACGTTTTGTACTTTCTGCGAAAAACCCTGAAGCTGATATCACTGACACTGTTGAAGAACACTTTGGTAAGACTGGCGCAAACCTTATTACTTTTGCCTATTTCTTCGCTATCTACCCAATCGTTCTTATCTACGGTGTTGGTATCACAAACACAGTTGACTCTTTCCTAGTTAACCAAATGGGTATGGAATCAATTCCTCGTCCAATCCTGTCTGGCGCACTAATCGCTGCAATGACAGCGGGCGTAGTGTTTGGTAAAGAGCTAATGCTGAAAGCGACATCTGCACTGGTTTACCCACTAGTGTTCATCCTACTTGCGCTTTCTTTCTACCTAATTCCAGATTGGAACAGCTCAATGGTAGAAGTAGCACCTGACTGGTCTTCTATGCCATCTGTTGTTTGGCTAGCAATCCCAATCATCGTATTCTCTTTCAACCACAGCCCAGTAATCTCTCAGTTCTCTAAAGAGCAACGTCGTGTTCACGGTGAAAACGCAGTTCAGAAAACTGACGCTATCACTGGCGGCGCAGCGATGATGCTAATGGGCTTTGTAATGTTCTTCGTATTCTCAGTTGTTCTATCTCTGTCTCCAGAGCAACTAGCGATGGCGCAAGAGCAAAACATCTCAGTACTTTCTTACCTAGCGAACGTTCACGAATCACCACTTATCTCTTACATGGGTCCACTAGTGGCATTCGCGGCAATCACATCTAGCTACTTCGGTCACTTCCTAGGTGCACACGAAGGTCTAGTAGGTCTAATCAAATCTCGCTCTGAAACGCCAGTAAGCAAGATTGAGAAAGGTTCTCTACTGTTCATCGTTATCACTACTTGGATCGTGGCTATCGTTAACCCAAGCATCCTAGGTATGATTGAAACAATGGGTGCGCCAATGATTGCGGCAATCCTATTCCTAATGCCAATATTCGCAATGCAGAAAGTGCCAGCTATGGCGAAGTACAAAACTTCTGCACCTGTACAGATTTTCACAGCAATCTGTGGTATTGCGGCAATTACTTCTGTAATCTACGGCGCTCTTTAA
- the tpdA gene encoding cyclic di-GMP phosphodiesterase TpdA, translated as MIRFELGSQICVCLSEDELLIEIDHQRHASLSITDNEYLILSTISAYGTLNSPICQRAIENKLAQNHQVTLPENGFKNVIASLRKKFKKLIKPHLETRKNIIENIHRVGYFVPFESHDNQKNGADQQKRVNKVAKHAVVTALKYCLTNRKLYFDLGLVLMLSSLGFVFICYITINALIKQSYFNDVNDFTDALAEQSCFTDQTTLSSMFDQVELVESSMMIDRYNTRCLVTPEHVMPVSKQQYDQWLENSNYIMHEFEKKGTTMVVRVKNINLSRSIEGHLSSFFLKGIKICTNTGTSLKVGKTDGRPSISKETDAGYTELFYISNPIRNILLFTVLMVIMLRYKNLIAISQYFLGIRRFSMKLEPIYDTEGHVNLHYEALSRFTTSNTQKFIETLIARDLLLTHTLLVIKTLYAEETNLLAPVSVNVCPSLLKGDNFRSLYQCLSQYDCHYLTIEITENASMYYTDEIYHNIRLIKSLGCKISIDDFGTGNNNVELIGKIKPDYLKIDRDFVIGMRQDEKKIETVRQLIAMGKAYQCTIIVEGVETAECAHLLTKLGAKIHQGFYYALA; from the coding sequence ATGATTAGGTTTGAACTTGGAAGTCAAATCTGTGTGTGCCTGTCGGAAGACGAACTCTTAATCGAGATCGATCACCAACGACATGCATCCCTTTCCATTACTGACAACGAATATCTAATATTAAGCACTATATCCGCATACGGAACGTTAAACTCACCAATCTGCCAACGAGCTATCGAGAATAAGCTCGCGCAAAATCATCAGGTAACATTGCCAGAAAACGGCTTTAAGAATGTTATCGCCTCATTGCGTAAAAAATTTAAAAAACTGATCAAGCCTCACCTAGAAACAAGAAAAAACATCATCGAAAACATCCATCGGGTCGGATATTTCGTTCCTTTCGAAAGTCACGACAATCAAAAAAATGGAGCCGACCAACAAAAAAGAGTCAATAAAGTCGCTAAGCATGCCGTCGTCACTGCGCTTAAATATTGTCTAACCAATCGAAAACTCTATTTCGATCTCGGGCTTGTTTTAATGCTATCGAGTCTTGGTTTCGTCTTTATTTGCTACATCACTATTAATGCCCTTATTAAGCAAAGCTACTTCAATGACGTTAACGACTTCACAGATGCTCTTGCTGAGCAAAGCTGTTTTACAGATCAAACAACACTGAGTTCTATGTTCGATCAAGTAGAGCTAGTTGAATCGAGTATGATGATCGATCGATACAATACTCGCTGCTTAGTGACGCCAGAACATGTTATGCCTGTAAGCAAACAACAATATGATCAATGGCTTGAGAACAGCAACTACATCATGCATGAGTTCGAAAAGAAAGGAACGACTATGGTGGTGCGAGTAAAGAACATTAACCTATCTCGAAGTATAGAGGGCCATCTATCAAGTTTCTTTCTTAAAGGCATTAAGATCTGCACCAACACGGGTACATCACTCAAGGTGGGTAAAACAGATGGGCGACCATCAATAAGCAAGGAAACAGATGCAGGCTATACGGAGCTTTTTTACATATCCAACCCTATACGTAATATCCTGCTGTTTACCGTGTTAATGGTCATAATGCTGCGCTACAAAAACCTGATTGCAATTAGCCAGTATTTCCTAGGTATTAGGCGATTTAGCATGAAACTAGAACCTATTTATGACACTGAGGGACATGTAAATCTGCACTATGAAGCCCTTTCCCGTTTCACTACTTCGAATACACAGAAGTTTATTGAAACGCTGATAGCAAGGGACTTACTGCTCACTCACACATTGTTGGTTATCAAGACCTTGTATGCCGAAGAAACTAACTTGCTTGCTCCAGTCAGTGTCAATGTTTGCCCTTCTCTATTGAAAGGCGACAATTTTCGCTCGCTATACCAATGTTTAAGCCAATACGATTGCCATTATTTAACCATCGAGATCACTGAAAACGCTTCGATGTATTATACCGATGAGATTTACCACAATATCCGTCTGATCAAATCTCTTGGGTGTAAAATTAGCATTGATGATTTCGGGACTGGGAACAACAACGTCGAATTGATCGGAAAAATTAAGCCTGATTACCTCAAAATTGACCGAGACTTTGTTATTGGCATGCGCCAAGACGAAAAGAAAATTGAAACGGTTCGTCAACTCATTGCTATGGGTAAAGCCTACCAATGTACAATCATTGTTGAAGGTGTTGAAACGGCGGAATGTGCGCACCTGCTAACAAAGCTTGGAGCCAAAATACATCAGGGCTTTTATTACGCTCTCGCCTAA
- a CDS encoding L-serine ammonia-lyase, which yields MISVFDIYKIGVGPSSSHTVGPMKAGKEFIDDLRSMGKLRDITKITVDVYGSLSLTGKGHHTDIAIIMGLAGNTPEKVDIDSIPGFIARVEETERLPVGMHCHTVSFPKEGGMNFHTTNLELHENGMQIHAWIGEEKIYSKTYYSIGGGFIVDEENFGKEEENPVKAPYEFTTAEELVNQCKESGLSISTLVMKNQAALHSDEESRTYFANIWKTMRECMDRGMNTEGILPGPLRVPRRAAALRQQLLTSEKTTNDPMSVVDWVNMFAFAVNEENAAGGRVVTAPTNGACGIIPAVLAYYDKFIQTVTEKDYIRYFAASGAIGGLYKRNASISGAEVGCQGEVGVACSMAAAGLAELMGGSPEQVCMAAEIAMEHNLGLTCDPVAGQVQVPCIERNGIAAVKAINSTRMALRRSSAPTVSLDKVIETMLETGKDMNAKYRETSQGGLAVKVIC from the coding sequence ATGATTAGTGTTTTTGACATCTATAAGATCGGCGTTGGTCCTTCTAGCTCACACACTGTAGGCCCAATGAAAGCAGGTAAAGAATTTATTGATGATTTACGCTCAATGGGAAAATTGCGCGACATCACTAAAATTACCGTCGACGTTTATGGATCACTATCACTGACAGGGAAAGGTCACCACACCGATATTGCTATCATCATGGGTCTTGCGGGCAATACCCCTGAGAAAGTTGATATTGACTCTATTCCGGGCTTTATCGCTCGCGTAGAAGAAACTGAGCGCCTTCCTGTTGGCATGCACTGTCACACAGTATCGTTCCCTAAAGAGGGTGGTATGAATTTCCATACTACTAACCTTGAGCTTCACGAAAATGGCATGCAAATTCATGCTTGGATCGGTGAAGAGAAGATTTACTCTAAGACTTATTACTCTATCGGCGGTGGTTTCATCGTTGATGAAGAGAACTTCGGTAAAGAAGAAGAAAACCCAGTAAAAGCTCCTTACGAGTTCACTACGGCTGAAGAGCTAGTAAATCAGTGTAAGGAAAGCGGTCTTTCTATCAGCACGCTGGTAATGAAAAACCAAGCTGCACTTCATTCTGACGAAGAGTCTCGCACTTATTTTGCTAACATCTGGAAAACCATGCGTGAGTGTATGGATCGCGGTATGAACACGGAAGGTATTTTGCCTGGTCCTCTGCGTGTGCCTCGCCGTGCAGCAGCACTGCGCCAGCAGCTTCTAACATCAGAGAAAACAACGAACGATCCTATGTCTGTTGTAGACTGGGTAAACATGTTCGCTTTCGCTGTTAACGAAGAAAACGCTGCGGGTGGCCGTGTGGTGACTGCGCCAACTAATGGTGCTTGTGGCATTATTCCAGCGGTATTGGCTTACTACGACAAGTTCATTCAAACAGTCACAGAGAAAGACTATATCCGTTACTTTGCAGCTTCTGGTGCAATCGGTGGTCTATACAAGCGTAACGCTTCTATCTCTGGTGCTGAAGTTGGCTGTCAGGGTGAAGTTGGTGTGGCATGTTCTATGGCGGCAGCGGGTCTTGCTGAGCTTATGGGTGGTAGCCCAGAGCAAGTATGTATGGCAGCCGAAATCGCAATGGAGCATAACCTAGGTCTGACTTGTGACCCCGTTGCAGGTCAAGTTCAGGTACCATGTATCGAACGTAACGGTATCGCTGCTGTTAAGGCAATCAACTCGACTCGTATGGCTCTACGCCGCTCTTCAGCGCCAACAGTTTCTCTGGATAAAGTAATTGAAACTATGCTAGAGACAGGCAAAGACATGAACGCTAAATACCGTGAAACATCTCAGGGTGGCCTAGCGGTTAAAGTCATCTGCTAA
- a CDS encoding endonuclease, with protein MTIKMNKLTLVALMCSPMALAQIQNGDFEQWNGNTPANWTTIDSGISVAPSSVQIKSGGLSALITINTGTQSNTDFLQTISVEQGKTYPISAAIFHTEGKVKARLIVDGYQNYSDPSKTNQWQDLTYTYTATTNKDIQVGLRFYDVSGFDGSEAVYVDNFQPTNSSTPQPSTCDKTNLTLSLTTDQYGSETSWNIKNSGSTVVASGEGYSNSTTYTKDICLDDGSYQFTILDSYGDGICCNSGNGAYSLKNGQEVIASGGQFQNSQTTNFTLGTTTPPPTSDYYKSAQGKSGFELKTALYNIIKDHNSRGYSAIWTLVKDADIDNYYEKDGSILDVYSEKPETSDSINFTKVTDQCGQYSKEGDCYNREHSFPKSWFGGKVEPMNSDAHHLFATDGYVNAKRSNWPFGEVTSTTYVSSNGSKLGSASSSLGYSGTVFEPIDDFKGDFARAYFYMATRYENVIGSWQNNSSNADAVLNGTSTTVFEPWLLSMLKRWHKEDPVSTKEVNRNQAVFEFQGNRNPFIDHPEFVAQIWGN; from the coding sequence ATGACAATAAAAATGAATAAACTCACCCTAGTCGCATTGATGTGTTCCCCTATGGCTTTAGCACAAATACAAAATGGCGACTTTGAACAGTGGAATGGAAACACACCCGCTAACTGGACAACTATCGACTCTGGTATATCTGTTGCCCCATCGAGTGTCCAGATAAAGAGTGGTGGTTTATCCGCTCTTATCACCATCAATACGGGTACTCAGAGTAACACCGACTTTTTGCAAACAATCTCTGTAGAGCAAGGAAAAACGTACCCAATCTCGGCCGCTATCTTTCATACAGAAGGCAAGGTGAAAGCGAGGCTTATCGTAGACGGATACCAGAATTATTCAGATCCATCCAAAACAAACCAGTGGCAAGATCTCACCTATACGTATACTGCCACCACTAATAAAGACATTCAGGTTGGACTCAGATTTTACGATGTATCTGGTTTTGACGGTTCAGAAGCGGTTTACGTTGACAATTTCCAACCAACAAACTCCTCTACCCCTCAGCCATCGACGTGCGATAAGACTAATCTCACCCTCTCATTGACTACCGATCAATATGGTTCAGAAACTTCTTGGAACATCAAAAACAGTGGCTCGACCGTTGTCGCTTCCGGAGAGGGTTACAGCAACTCTACCACCTATACCAAGGATATTTGTCTCGACGATGGCAGCTATCAATTCACAATCCTAGATAGCTACGGAGATGGGATTTGCTGTAACTCTGGTAACGGCGCTTATTCGTTAAAAAATGGTCAAGAAGTCATCGCGTCCGGCGGTCAATTCCAAAACAGCCAAACTACTAACTTTACTCTTGGCACTACTACCCCACCGCCAACCAGCGACTACTATAAGTCTGCACAAGGGAAATCCGGGTTTGAGCTAAAAACCGCGTTGTATAACATCATTAAGGATCACAACAGCCGCGGGTATTCCGCCATTTGGACTCTAGTTAAAGACGCCGACATAGATAACTACTATGAGAAAGATGGTTCAATTCTCGACGTCTATTCCGAAAAACCAGAAACATCGGACTCCATCAACTTCACCAAAGTAACTGACCAGTGTGGGCAATATAGTAAGGAAGGCGATTGCTATAATCGAGAACACTCTTTCCCTAAAAGCTGGTTTGGTGGCAAGGTAGAACCAATGAACTCTGATGCCCATCACTTGTTCGCTACCGACGGTTACGTTAATGCGAAACGCAGTAATTGGCCGTTTGGTGAGGTGACAAGTACCACTTATGTCTCAAGCAATGGTTCAAAACTTGGCAGTGCAAGCAGTTCATTAGGCTACAGCGGCACGGTGTTTGAGCCTATTGATGATTTCAAAGGGGACTTTGCTCGTGCGTATTTCTATATGGCAACTCGCTATGAAAATGTGATTGGAAGTTGGCAAAACAATAGCTCTAATGCGGACGCAGTGCTAAACGGTACCAGCACTACGGTATTTGAACCTTGGCTTCTTTCGATGTTAAAGCGTTGGCACAAAGAGGATCCTGTCAGTACGAAGGAAGTGAATCGTAATCAGGCCGTATTTGAGTTCCAAGGAAATCGAAACCCATTTATCGACCATCCAGAGTTTGTCGCGCAAATTTGGGGAAATTAA